Within Eschrichtius robustus isolate mEscRob2 chromosome X, mEscRob2.pri, whole genome shotgun sequence, the genomic segment caacatgagcgaacctcaaaaacattatactaagtgaaagaagccagacaaaacgTACTATATATtgcgtgattccatttatacaaaatttccTAACTAggcaaatcatagagacagaaagtagtttaTTACTTGCCTATAGGgctggggtgggttggggggtAGGGGGTGATGGCTAAGGGATACAGGGCATCTTCTTGGGCTAACAAAAATAtcctaaaattgattgtgataGATGCACAACTGGGAATATATGAAAAGCCACTGAATaaggcattttgttttttaatttatttttattgcaaaaacACATAATATGAAACCGACCTTATCAACAAATTTTTTAGTGTACAATGTTGTCAACTATATGAACATTGTAGTAATCAGATCTCCAGAATTCTTCATCTTGCATGACTGCAAATCTATACTCattgaacaacaactccccatttccccctcccccaagccctggGCAACCAGGATTCTACTTCctgcttctaagagtttgactactttagataccgcATATAAGTGgaaacatgcagtatttgtcctttgtgagtggcttacttcacttagtataatatcctcaaagttcatccatactACAGCATatagcaagatttccttctttttaaaggctgaataatattctgttatatgtatacattatatatactaccttttatccattcacctgttgatagatatttaggttgttttcatctcttggctattgtgaataatggtgcaatgaacatgggagtgcaataATCTATgcaagaccctgatttcaattagtttgtaatgtaaatgtaaatatacggaagtgggaatgctggatcatatgggagttctatttttatttttttaggaacttccatactgttttccatggtgggtgcaccattttacactccccccagcaatgcacaagggattcattttcttcacttccttgccaacacttgctattttaagtttttgttttttgtttttttttttttaatactggccATCTTAACAGTtttgaggtgataactcattgtggttttgaattgcatttctctgatgactagtgatgttgagcatttttcatataCCTGTAGGCCAtttatgtgtcttctttggagaaatatctaatcaattcctttgcccatttttaaattgtgttgtctgtttctttgtttttgaaagcataagccacagactgggaaacaatatttgcaaagcacGCATGGTAAAGAACTTGTATCCGAAAGAGATAAAGAACATTCGATATTCAGTAATaagaaatcaaacaacccaataaataaTGAGCAAAAAAGAAATCGAACTGACGTTGTGCTTACTGGATGGCCAGTAAGCTATTGAGAAGATGTTTGacctcattagtcattagggaaataactaaagccacaatgaaataccacaacATAGCTATAAGCAtggctgaaataaaaacaaaatacagacaataccaagtgctagaGAGACTGAGGAACAGCTAGAACTCCCctgcattgttggtgagaatgcaaaaaatggtacagacgctCTGGAAACAGTTAAAAATACACTAACGATTCAATCCAGCAAGTtaactcctagatatttacccaagagaaatgaaaacttacattcGCAAAAAATCtgtatgcaaatgtttatagcagttttcttAGATGCTTGGGTGACTGCACACTGGCGCTGGACACAGACATGTCTAGGACTACTGGCCACAGGTTCTGAGCTGACATTGATCCCGGAAGCCCAAAGTGTCATGATGGGGCCCTGTTAGAGTGGGGCTTATGAGGTTCTGGCAGTAAAAGGAGTTGGGGATAGATATCAGTTCACGGTGAGCTGACTGGGTCCCTGGACCAACATAGGGGTCATTTCTCCAGTCCCCAAGCTGATAATTCTAAGTGATACACTTGGCAGTTGGAGCAATGACCTGCACATTGGGTCATTGGTCTGTGGAGTAAGAGCTATCACCTTGGGAAGGCCAAGAGGAACCTCTGACACTGGCTCCCACCCCAGGCCAAGAGAGTAAGTCAAAACCAGTATTGGATCCTGGTGAGTGTAGGGGGGTAGAGCAGAGATTAGTGACATCATTGGAGACGTATGGGATGCAGGGGAAGAGCAGGTAGGAGAGCCACAGGGACGAAGAGAGTGGAGAAGGTGAGAAGAAGTTCTGGGAGTCTCTctatgggggagggaggaagggagtggaAATGGTGAGAGGGAAGACGGAGGCTTCCACTGGATCCACTGGTAATGTTTCATAGGATGCTGGTGGATGCAGGGGATTTTGCTATATCCTTCCTTATTCATTTTAACATATTTGAAATAGCACACCATGACTTAAAAAGTCACCGGGAGAAGTGGAAGAGGGCGGTATCCACAAACAGGCAGGCACCATCGGGGGCAGGCTCGAGGAGGAGGATTGCAGATTTACAGTGCACCCAATCTCCCCTGCTCTGTAACTTCTCCAGCATGGCCAGCTTCTCAGGTGCAGACCCAGAAAACTGGGCCTTTGAGTTCCACAGACAAGAGGGGTTCAGACATCCCAGGACTCTCCAGGAGGTCAGCCAGAGCAGGATGCAGGAGAGAGAGGTGACTGAAGGCAGAGGAGAATGAAAGGGAAAGAGCAGAAGGAAGGTATGGGAGGAATGGAGGGGTGTCAGAGTAGGAGTTGGGTGGCAGACAAGGGAAATTCTAACATCCATGGGCCATATAGAAACCAAGAGAGGGACCACTCCCCAGACATCAGTACTGCTCAGCTCAGGGAAGCTGAGAACTGACAGTTCCAAGAAAAATTGAGAGACACCTGGCTATCCACACCCACCGCCATCACAACTGGTAGGCCTTGGTTGTGCGTCcttcaaaactttaaaacatacTTGTACATATACTTGAATGAATTCTCATATATTACATAGGGttgactggtgtgtgtgtgtgtgcccacgcACGCAAGTGCTTTAATTTACAAATGTGAATCCAAAGCCATCGTTCTGCAACTTACAGTTTGAAGTCAGGCGGATGCTTTCGAAAGCTGTGAGAATGGCCTGATGCATTCCTTTGGACTGCCACGCTTTATGCTACTGGATGCTAAGCCACGTTGCATTCATCCATTTCCTTACTGATGGGAATTTGGAGTGTTCCCAGTTTTTCCCATCACCAACacccttgtgcctgtgttcttgcaCACTACAGGTACCAGCGTGTCTCCGGAAGAAGTACCAGGCAGCGGACTTGCTGGAACATAGAggaaatagcttttatttttccttccagttttaagatCTTGGGCTCAAAGcaaggactctggagtcagattgaTTGGTTTCAATCCTGCCCGCTGATCCCCACGAGCCGAATGACCTTGGGCCAGTGGCTGAACCTCTcagtgcctgtttcctcaccgGTAAGAGGCCAGTAATAGTTGGTGCTATAGTTCTAGGCGTGTCACGCGGATGCATTACTATTTATGCCCAGCGCTTAGaagagtgccaggcacagagtccGTGCTGGCACTAAGTTGCTTTCAATGGGTTCTGCCAGATTACCTCCCAAATGGATCTCTTGCACCACCGCCACAGGGGTTTGCTCCTAACCTCTCCCACCCTCGGAATGGTTAAGCTCTTTGAAGGTTGTCAACCTAGTGTGTGAAACCCGATTCGTGGTTTTAGCTCACATCTCCAGGATCAGCGGTGGGGAGCATCTCTTGGGGTGTAACTGGCCACTGCGATTTCCTCTTCTTTGAATTTGCCGCAGAGCGGGGGAAGGGCTGAGGGAGCGaggccaaccccagtcgtctgtCCGCCAAACCCGCCTGCCAGTAACGTTTGCTGAGCCACATTTGATGGAGCAGTTGAGACAGAGACCTTACAGAACGAAAATACGATCCCTTTGCTCTCTGGCCGACCCCTGATCACTGACTGCGGGACTCCTGTGCCCATTCTCCTGTTGGGTCGTAAGGCTTGCGGTGGAAGGGAGGCTGGCAAATGCTTTCGGCGCATGCTAGGCGTCCAGCGCCTCCATCTTGACGTTTCATCCTCACCACCCGTGGAGCCCAGCGCCCTCACTCCCCGACCCCCTGTGTAGATGGGAGACGGAGGCTCGGAGCTGTGACTCTAACTGGAAAGGGGAGGCGGGACAGGAGGAGGCGGGCCGAGAGGCTTGACAGAGGGAGGCACTCCCACCATCCCCTTCGCCAGCCCACTGCCCGGACCGCCCACAGGCTTGGGGGCAAACCAGAGGCCCTCGACCCCATTGGTTAGGCCTCGAGGCGGCAGGCGAACAAGGCGCCCGCTGGTTGGCGGGGCCCGGACCAATGAGGAGGCCGCGGCGCGGGTGTGGGAGGCGCGCTGGAAGCCGCGCGTCGTCTCGTCTGAGGCGAGCTCGTGCGGCGCGTGAGGGGGCTGCCGCTGCCCTCTGAGCGCCGCCCGCCTCACCCGCGGTGACCGCGACCGCGACCGCGACTCGGGCCATCGACCGTCGCCCCGGTTCCGGCGCCGCCAGGGTCGCGACATGAGCTCCCCCGATGAGGCGTCTGTGTGGGTGTGGGGAACGGGTTTCGGCCCAGAGGGCGGGGAGCGGGCCGGCGTCGGCCCGGCCGGCCCCGCAGTCCCGTGGGGACCCGACCCAGGCCCCGAGCCCGGGGAGCCGCGGAGCGGCGAGGGCGGGGGCGGCTTCCCGGACCCCGAGGGCTTCCAGTCGGAGCGGGAGATGCTGGAAGCGGGAGGGCCGGTGCCGTGCGGCCCCGAAGGCCGACCTGGCTCCCCGGCTGACGACACGAGGGACCTCGTGCACCTGGACGAGGAGTCTGCGGCGGCCATCTTGCTGCAGCTGGCCGGGTGGGACGTGCTGGGCGTCCGCAGACACCCGTCCCTGGAGAGCTGCGCCGCCTTCGAAGTGTCCGCCGTGTGGGCCGGCCTCGAGGCGGGTCCCGGCGGTCGAGGAGCGCCCGACCAGAGCTGTGGGGAAGCGCCGCCGGCTCCGGCCCGCCCTCTCCACCTCGGTGGGCCCGAAGCGGGCCGGGCCTGGGGGAACCCTAAGAGAGGCCCTAAGCGTAGGTTGAACGTGGCTGCGGATCGCCAGCGGCTCCCCGAGGAAGGCCTGGCCTGGCTGCTGTCCGACCCCGAGTCCTCAGATGAGTTCAGTGAGACACAGCTGATGACGGTGAGCACTTACCCCAGAGGAGGAGGCCAGGCCGAGCCCAGCACACCCGAGGATCCCGGGGACACTCCCAGACACTCGAATTTCCAAGTCAGGGAGAATTTCCTTCACGTGCCAGGCTCTTCCCTGTCCTCGGCTCCGCGAGGACTCACTTCGGTTGTGGAAACGCAGGACGTGGGAGAGCAGGGCATCTCTTCCCCTAAGAAAATGCGGAGCGTGCTCTGGGGGAACGGGGGCAGCAGGTCCAGCTACCcgggagctgctgctgctgctgctgctgctgcaggtggCCTGCCGCGGGTCACTCCTAGGAAGAAGGGGGCCCAGGAGAAGAAATCCCTCAGGGGAGCCTCCAAACTTGCCCTGGGGACAACCTTCCCTTCCGGGGGAGAGCGAATCTCGGCAACTGCCCTGGAACCGGCCACCTTGCCCCCAATCTCTGGTATTCCGCTGCTTGGGAGAGCCAAGAGGTATACCTTGGTCCCTTTGGGAACCGAACAGTCCAAGCACACCGGCGCTGGGAAGAAATCCGTGGCCAGGCGGGCAAGGGAGTCTGAGGCGGTGGCGGGAGAAGATAAGGACCCAAATAGAGACCCAGCCGCAAAGGGCCAAGTGAGTAGGCCatgctcctcctctctccccactcttcccccacccccgctccaacCGCCCCCAGGACACACGTCTTCACCCATGCTGCCTCTGTCCATCCCTCAGGGGTCGTCATTGGGTGCCCCTCGGTCACTGGGTCATTAGGATGCCAGATCGGGCTCCTTTTACTAGGGACAAACATTAAGGTAGCACTTCGGGTGTGCTGGGCCCGGTTCTCCACCCTTGGCCTGTTTCCAGCCTCCTCTGCGAGACTGGGGCTGGGACGGAAGGGAGGGCTGGTAGCTGAATTGGGTCGGGGGATCCCTTAAAAGCTTCCCCGGAAAGCCTCAGTATTTAGACTCACCAGCTTCCTGAATCCTACTTCCTAGCTGTTCCCCAGACCTTCCTTGCAGGGGACCTGGGCTTTCTCAGTGCCCCACTGTTGTCCCTAGATCAGCTCTGCCTGCTGGCCTGGGGCTGACTGAGGGAGAAAGTGCTAATGAGATCAGCCTTTCAATTCCCTTCCCAATTCCCTGCCTCACCCTGGCCCCGAATCACacaactcactctctctctctctctctctctctctctctctctctctctctctctctctctctctctctgtctcacagacacacacacatacacacacacacacacacacacacacacacacatatacacatacacacagacacacatcctTAGTCCAAATCGGTGAGAAATTCTTGTTTCAGCTGCCAGGTTACAGGCCAGGCACATCTTTTCCACGCATGCATCGTGGAAAAGCCAGCAGTGGCGACCTCAACACCAGAGGCCCCCAAGATCCAGGAAACTCAGAGCCCTTGGCCCTGAACCCAGGAGAAGTCATGCCCAGGGGGCCTGTCCCCTCAGGTGAGTGTCGTGGGTTTGatatgaggggaggggagaggggttgaGGACAGAAACCTCTGGCTCTGTCTCTGCTGGGGGCACAGCCTTGCTCCCAGGCAGCTTCTCCCACAGGAGACGgggtgctggcagggctggccTTGAGCCGCCACATCCTCTGTGTGGGGTTTGTGCGGCCGGGGTGATCGGTGGCAGTGCCCCAAACAGCTCCTCCAGGTGTAGACTTGCAGGGGAACAGCCTTTTCTGTTAAGTCCTGTTCGCCCACATTGCTCTCCCACGTGCTGGCTGTGGCTGCAGCTCTGGGAGGGTCGAATCCAGAGCCACAGTCTTTGGGGACCGCGGTGGCGAAATGGCTGCCCCCGGGGAACAGGGGAGGCAGGCCCAGAGAGAAGGTTCGGGCTGCTGGGCAGAGCAGGGGCGGCTTGTTGCCAGCGGAGGGTGGTGCTGCCTCACCTCACGTTAGACCCCGCTTGGCCCTTTCCACCTCACTGGGAGCCTGGGAAGCTGGATTGTGTGTCCTTTCCCTCTCAGGTGACCGGGAGCCACTTGACCATCCCCCAAGACCGGAAAGGCAGCAGCAGCCACTGGGAACGCCGGGCTGTCCTTGGGTAATGCTTCCTCTGGCTCCTGGAAATGCAGGCCCAAACTCGAGGGCGGGATCTGGGTCCAAGTTCAACTGACATGTGTGGGGCCCCCATCGCGTACCCCACGGAGGGAGCCCACCTCCTTTCCACTGAGGAGCCCTTGCCAGTCTAGCCACCCGGCTTTGGGATGGAGGGCCCTGGAGAGAGgagaaggtggaggagagaggaggccagagtATACTGatcatttctcttcctcctgtGTCTGCTGGCCTAGTGTCTCGTGCTACAGAGAGAAATAGACGACCTTAAGGAGCAACTTGGTATGAGGAACCAGGGACAGAGAGCGGTGTCTTAGTGCGGAACCCAGGTGggcacctggggtgggggtgggctgcaGGTGCAGTCGGCCTCGCAGGGACCAACATCCCTGTGGGGAGGAGAACCTAGCAGGCCTGGCCCTGGAGCCGGCTGTGCATGTACAGCTGGGCGTGTGTACAAGTAGCAAAGTACTGTCTGGACTGCATGCACACTTTGCCAACCAGACCAGTCCTAGGGAATCTCCTTCTGATAGGACTTTTAGAGATGCCTCGTTGATTTTTTCCTTGAACTGCTGCTTGGTGTGGCTTCTAAGGTTCttgttggattgtttgtttgtttgtttgtgtgacgAGTTCTGACTGGTTGTGGCACGGCCCACAGCATGAGAGCTGCTGGCACATTTTGTTTCCCTTTAGGAACCGGTTCCACATTCAATTTGGGTGGTGGGGAGTGATCAGGCCCAGAGCTCTTTGCATCGGGTCTGGAGGGGGTTTCAGGTTGCAGGGCTAGGCGGTTCCTCACGGGGATAGGGGGACGGGCTTCTATATCCCTCTGTCTGGAGCGCCTGCTAATGCCTGTCCCTGTTGCAGCCGCCATGCAGTACCTGGCTGACAAGTTCCAGACCCTTTGAAGTGAGTGTTACACACACCGTACCCCTTCCCACAGTCCTGGCTGttgagcagggctgggggctggccctGGCTTGAGGCTCTTCCCTGACTCCGCTGTTTCACAGGTTGAGCCCAGCGTCTTCCTGCAAGAGGAGCAGCTGGTACCTTTGGGGCCCGGGAGCTGTGGCCAAGCTCGTTCCCTCCTGTTCTGCCTCAGCTAGGGCTTCCTCTCCCCCTTGTtttgcccccgccccgccccagttTCACAGCAGTTTCCAATTAAAGTACCTCTCATATTCTGTGTTCTGTGTTCTGCCTTCTCTCtggaggggtaggggtaggggtagggggccggggcggggcgctgCTCCACGTCAGAGCCTTTTCCAGAACAGTATCTCTGGCATCCTGTGGTGGGGACTCTGGGCCAGCCTCTGCTACCATCCCTGCAGTCAAGCCAGC encodes:
- the LOC137756843 gene encoding uncharacterized protein CXorf49 homolog produces the protein MSSPDEASVWVWGTGFGPEGGERAGVGPAGPAVPWGPDPGPEPGEPRSGEGGGGFPDPEGFQSEREMLEAGGPVPCGPEGRPGSPADDTRDLVHLDEESAAAILLQLAGWDVLGVRRHPSLESCAAFEVSAVWAGLEAGPGGRGAPDQSCGEAPPAPARPLHLGGPEAGRAWGNPKRGPKRRLNVAADRQRLPEEGLAWLLSDPESSDEFSETQLMTVSTYPRGGGQAEPSTPEDPGDTPRHSNFQVRENFLHVPGSSLSSAPRGLTSVVETQDVGEQGISSPKKMRSVLWGNGGSRSSYPGAAAAAAAAAGGLPRVTPRKKGAQEKKSLRGASKLALGTTFPSGGERISATALEPATLPPISGIPLLGRAKRYTLVPLGTEQSKHTGAGKKSVARRARESEAVAGEDKDPNRDPAAKGQLPGYRPGTSFPRMHRGKASSGDLNTRGPQDPGNSEPLALNPGEVMPRGPVPSGDREPLDHPPRPERQQQPLGTPGCPWCLVLQREIDDLKEQLAAMQYLADKFQTL